Proteins encoded together in one Drosophila albomicans strain 15112-1751.03 chromosome 2R, ASM965048v2, whole genome shotgun sequence window:
- the LOC117574633 gene encoding probable cytochrome P450 9f2 isoform X3 — translation MLLEFFAILVVLLLLAYRWSTANYNFFKDKGIDYDHSFPLVGSMWKMFVRQKSVFDLVVELYLKSDSKVYGIFDQRTPMLMIRDPELLKQITIKDFDHFVNHRDMFGVVDDEPHNMDNLFGSSLFSMRDARWKDMRSTLSPAFTGSKMRQMFQLMDIVANEAVQCLKRDGVPMDGLVLDMKDYCTRFTNDVIASTAFGLQVNSFKDRENAFYLSGKKMMNFTGLQSLKFLIFMTSKRLFKLLRLPLFDRKSTEYFVRLVLDAMKYRQENNIVRPDMINMLMESSGMIQSDKAKSGPVRNWSDRDIVAQCFVFFFAGFETSAVLMCFTAHEIMENEDVQSRLYEEVSQVNSDLEGGQLTYEALMGMKYLDQVVSEVLRKWPAAIAVDRECNKDISYEVDGKKVEIKKGHLISLPTCGFHRDPKYFESPEKFDPDRFSEENKDKIQPFTYFPFGIGPRNCIGSRFALLEAKAVIYYLLRDFRIAASEKSCIPLVLSSGFQLKPKNGFWLKLIPRN, via the exons ATGTTGCTGGAATTTTTTGCGATACTCGTAGTGCTACTGCTGTTAGCCTATCGATGGTCCACAGCCaactataatttctttaaggATAAGGGCATTGATTATGATCATTCATTTCCCTTGGTCGGCAGCATGTGGAAAATGTTTGTGCGCCAGAAATCGGTGTTTGATCTAGTCGTCGAATTGTACCTCAAAAGCGACAGCAA GGTTTATGGCATCTTTGACCAACGGACGCCGATGCTAATGATACGCGATCCGGAATTATTGAAACAGATAACCATTAAGGATTTTGATCATTTTGTCAATCATCGCGATATGTTTGGCGTGGTCGATGATGAACCGCATAATATGGATAATCTATTTGGCAGCTCCTTGTTCTCCATGCGTGATGCACGTTGGAAGGACATGCGCAGCACTTTGAGTCCTGCGTTCACGGGCAGCAAAATGCGTCAAATGTTTCAGCTGATGGATATTGTGGCCAACGAGGCTGTGCAGTGCCTGAAACGTGATGGGGTGCCCATGGATGGACTCGTCCTGGATATGAAGGACTATTGCACTCGGTTTACCAATGATGTGATTGCTTCCACAGCCTTTGGACTGCAGGTGAACTCATTCAAGGATCGCGAAAATGCGTTCTACTTGAGTGGCAAGAAGATGATGAACTTCACAGGTCTGCAGAGCTTGaagtttttgatatttatgaCTTCCAAGCGGTTGTTCAAA TTGCTCAGATTGCCGCTATTCGATAGAAAGAGTACCGAGTACTTTGTGCGTCTTGTGCTGGATGCCATGAAGTATCGTCAGGAGAACAACATTGTGCGTCCGGACATGATTAACATGCTGATGGAGTCGAGTGGCATGATACAGTCTGATAAAGCCAAGAGTGGCCCAGTTCGCAACTGGAGTGATCGCGATATTGTGGCCCAATGCTTTGTCTTTTTCTTTGCCGGCTTTGAGACATCGGCGGTCCTGATGTGTTTCACCGCACACGAGATCATGGAGAACGAGGATGTGCAGAGCAGACTTTATGAGGAAGTTAGTCAGGTCAACAGCGATCTAGAGGGTGGTCAGCTCACATACGAAGCTCTGATGGGCATGAAGTACTTGGATCAAGTGGTATCTGAGGTGCTGCGTAAATGGCCGGCGGCAATTGCTGTTGATCGAGAGTGCAACAAGGATATTAGCTATGAGGTTGATGGTAAGAAGGTGGAAATCAAGAAGGGTCACTTAATTTCCCTGCCTACTTGTGGCTTTCATCGTGATCCTAAGTACTTTGAGAGCCCCGAGAAGTTCGATCCGGATCGTTTTAGCGAGGAGAACAAAGATAAAATCCAACCTTTTACTTATTTTCCCTTTGGTATCGGTCCACGCAATTGTATag GCTCTCGCTTTGCATTGCTTGAGGCAAAGGCTGTTATCTACTATTTGTTGCGTGATTTCCGTATTGCTGCTTCCGAGAAAAGCTGCATCCCCTTGGTACTCAGTTCAGGCTTTCAGCTGAAGCCTAAAAATGGTTTCTGGCTCAAACTTATTCCACGGAATTGA